The following proteins are encoded in a genomic region of Falsibacillus pallidus:
- the menD gene encoding 2-succinyl-5-enolpyruvyl-6-hydroxy-3-cyclohexene-1-carboxylic-acid synthase, whose amino-acid sequence MSHTQSLTRYTASFIDELVQAGITDMVVSPGSRSTPMAILMAEHPSINLYMNVDERSAGFFALGLAKASKNPVVLLCTSGTAAANYFPAIVEANLSRVPLIVLTADRPHELRNVGAPQAIDQIHLFGSHVKWFNEMALPENDESMISYVKAAANRAVGAAKSNPSGPVHLNFPFREPLIPDLSGEVFESVNGTDKKSMPPKVMNGSLHLDDTQLDELFSIFSEHEKGIIVCGPMDAAAGPIIELAERLGYPVLPDPLSQLRSCSEDVNQEILLEGYDAFLRTEAVKQELKPDVVLRLGAMPVSKSAMLFMKNLKSAQHVVVDSGSGWRDPSHISTTMVYSDENSFCQSLIKRAGDEKRNTGWLKMWKEINSITIKNMSQIELAEDMDEGKVFFEMANNLPENSGIFVGNSMPIRDIDSFFFNNKKNIHVMANRGANGIDGVVSSALGASAHIHPMHLVIGDLSFFHDMNGLLAANMNKLNLTIIILNNNGGGIFSYLPQAEKAPHFELLFGTPTNLDFKHTAALYGADYILAENWDDFNSALINHAENDGLKIIEVQTNREKNVQVHRELWNTVSREIEDYLKGDK is encoded by the coding sequence ATGAGCCATACACAATCATTAACTCGATATACAGCTTCATTCATAGATGAACTTGTACAAGCGGGCATCACAGATATGGTCGTAAGCCCTGGATCCAGGTCGACCCCTATGGCCATTCTGATGGCAGAACATCCGTCCATCAATTTATATATGAATGTGGATGAAAGATCTGCAGGATTCTTTGCTCTTGGGCTTGCCAAGGCATCGAAAAATCCTGTCGTGCTTTTATGTACATCCGGGACAGCCGCAGCAAACTATTTTCCTGCCATTGTGGAGGCGAATCTTTCAAGGGTGCCGTTGATTGTACTGACAGCTGACCGTCCCCATGAGCTAAGGAATGTAGGGGCTCCGCAGGCTATCGATCAAATTCATCTTTTCGGCTCCCATGTGAAATGGTTCAATGAAATGGCGCTCCCTGAAAATGATGAATCCATGATCAGCTATGTGAAAGCCGCTGCAAACAGGGCAGTGGGTGCTGCAAAATCCAACCCTTCCGGACCGGTTCATCTTAATTTCCCATTCCGTGAACCGCTCATCCCCGACTTAAGCGGGGAAGTTTTTGAATCTGTCAATGGAACGGATAAGAAAAGCATGCCCCCTAAAGTAATGAATGGTTCATTGCATTTAGATGATACTCAATTGGATGAATTGTTCTCTATTTTCTCTGAACATGAAAAAGGGATCATTGTATGTGGTCCTATGGATGCAGCAGCAGGTCCGATTATCGAACTTGCTGAAAGGCTTGGCTATCCGGTCCTTCCAGACCCACTTTCACAGTTGAGAAGCTGTTCGGAAGATGTAAACCAGGAAATTCTGCTGGAAGGATACGATGCATTTCTCAGAACAGAAGCTGTGAAACAGGAACTAAAACCAGATGTAGTCTTACGGCTGGGGGCAATGCCTGTTTCAAAATCAGCCATGCTGTTCATGAAAAATCTTAAATCTGCCCAGCACGTGGTCGTTGATTCCGGAAGCGGCTGGAGAGACCCATCCCATATATCCACCACAATGGTCTATAGCGATGAGAACTCCTTCTGTCAAAGTTTGATCAAGCGGGCCGGAGATGAAAAAAGAAACACCGGCTGGCTAAAGATGTGGAAAGAGATCAATTCCATAACAATAAAAAATATGTCTCAAATTGAATTGGCAGAAGATATGGATGAAGGTAAAGTATTTTTTGAAATGGCCAATAATCTTCCGGAAAACAGCGGGATATTTGTTGGAAATAGTATGCCCATCCGTGATATCGATTCGTTCTTTTTCAATAACAAGAAGAACATCCACGTCATGGCCAACCGCGGTGCAAACGGCATTGACGGAGTGGTTTCGAGTGCCCTGGGAGCAAGCGCCCATATACATCCGATGCATTTGGTGATTGGCGACCTGTCCTTCTTCCATGATATGAATGGTCTCTTGGCAGCGAATATGAACAAACTGAATTTAACTATTATCATCTTGAATAATAATGGGGGCGGAATTTTTTCCTACCTGCCTCAGGCAGAAAAAGCCCCTCATTTTGAGCTGCTATTCGGAACGCCGACGAATCTCGATTTCAAGCATACTGCGGCTTTATACGGAGCAGATTATATATTGGCAGAAAACTGGGATGATTTTAATTCAGCTTTGATAAATCATGCAGAAAATGACGGATTGAAGATCATTGAAGTACAGACAAACAGAGAAAAAAATGTACAAGTTCATCGAGAATTGTGGAATACTGTTTCCCGGGAAATTGAAGACTATCTAAAAGGTGACAAATAA
- a CDS encoding isochorismate synthase, with translation MAIIQQSKINNAFMKAKQENRQVLFSSTIEVQNAVDPLTFFKNGKEKYRGERFFWKDSSNELILAGIGVEKSFQYNEVDHRFFEAESEWKRLIDDAVIDNPSDIPGTGPLLFGGYSFDPLSEKEEEWADYAASQFYLPRHMLTISQGKKYLTVNILCMPNNEEESAIQTDINDLLSMGEKVQGMKSGEEASIEEINKEAWIQAVEDVIEKLRAGELQKVVLARKIKAVFKETIKPPNVLEALLNEQPDSFTFAFESGESCFIGASPERLIRKNGSKVLSTCLAGSIRRGTADEEDNRLGLELLNDQKNLQEHAFVVRMIESVFAKYCKDVEIPEGPTLLKLRDIQHLYTPVVGTIDEETPLSALIQSLHPTPALGGEPREKAMEVIRQKEKMDRGLYAAPIGWFDYRGNGEFAVAIRSGLLKNNEAFLYAGCGVVADSDPLSEYTETRIKLKPMLRAVGGIES, from the coding sequence TTGGCCATTATTCAGCAATCTAAAATCAACAATGCTTTTATGAAAGCCAAACAAGAGAATAGACAGGTTTTATTTAGTTCAACGATAGAGGTCCAGAATGCTGTCGACCCCCTTACTTTCTTTAAAAATGGAAAAGAAAAGTATCGAGGAGAACGTTTTTTCTGGAAAGATTCCTCCAATGAACTCATCTTGGCAGGAATAGGTGTGGAAAAATCATTTCAATATAACGAAGTGGACCATCGCTTTTTTGAGGCTGAATCGGAGTGGAAGCGCTTAATCGACGATGCGGTCATCGATAACCCGTCGGATATTCCTGGTACGGGCCCATTGTTGTTTGGAGGATATTCATTTGATCCTCTAAGCGAAAAAGAGGAAGAATGGGCAGATTATGCTGCAAGCCAATTTTATTTGCCAAGACATATGCTCACTATTTCTCAAGGTAAAAAATATCTGACAGTGAATATTTTATGCATGCCGAATAATGAAGAAGAATCTGCAATCCAGACTGACATAAATGATCTTTTGTCCATGGGTGAGAAAGTGCAGGGGATGAAGTCCGGAGAAGAAGCTTCCATTGAAGAAATCAATAAGGAAGCATGGATTCAGGCAGTGGAGGATGTCATCGAGAAATTGAGGGCTGGAGAACTGCAAAAAGTGGTCCTGGCCAGAAAAATCAAGGCAGTTTTCAAAGAGACCATTAAACCTCCGAATGTGTTAGAGGCTTTATTGAATGAACAGCCTGACAGCTTCACATTTGCATTTGAATCAGGTGAAAGCTGCTTTATCGGGGCTTCTCCAGAGAGATTGATTCGAAAGAACGGAAGCAAGGTTCTGTCTACATGCCTCGCAGGCTCCATCCGCAGGGGCACGGCAGATGAAGAGGATAATCGCCTTGGATTGGAATTGCTGAACGATCAAAAGAATCTTCAAGAACATGCGTTTGTCGTTCGCATGATTGAATCTGTCTTTGCAAAATACTGCAAGGATGTGGAAATTCCAGAAGGCCCGACGTTATTGAAATTGAGGGATATCCAGCATTTATACACCCCTGTCGTTGGTACCATTGATGAAGAGACTCCGTTGTCTGCCCTCATTCAATCTTTGCATCCTACCCCTGCACTTGGGGGAGAACCAAGGGAAAAGGCAATGGAAGTGATACGACAGAAGGAAAAGATGGATAGAGGATTATATGCTGCTCCCATCGGTTGGTTCGATTACCGGGGCAATGGAGAATTTGCAGTGGCAATACGCTCGGGTCTTTTAAAGAACAATGAAGCTTTTCTATATGCTGGATGCGGGGTTGTAGCTGATTCCGATCCATTAAGTGAATACACTGAAACAAGGATAAAGCTTAAACCGATGTTGAGAGCTGTTGGAGGAATAGAATCATGA
- a CDS encoding 1,4-dihydroxy-2-naphthoate polyprenyltransferase: MGVHSTPAIERDHGFKIWWQLMRPHTLTAAFVPVLLGSVLALKYTDIHYGLFAAMLIASLLIQAATNMFNEYYDYVRGLDNESSVGIGGAIVRNGVKAKTVLNLALSFYGISMLLGVYICMKSSWWIALIGLICMVVGYFYTGGPIPIAYTPFGELTAGLFMGVAIILISFYIQTGSVTISSILFSFPIFLLVGAILLANNIRDLDGDKLNGRKTLAILLGRKGAIYLLGAMFLISYLWIAALIVFMHVSFWMLLTCLSIPKAVQAIKGFIGKSAPIQMMPAMKATAQTNTIFGFLLTVGLFIAYII; this comes from the coding sequence ATGGGTGTTCATTCTACTCCGGCTATTGAAAGAGATCATGGGTTTAAAATTTGGTGGCAGCTTATGCGGCCTCATACGCTTACGGCTGCATTTGTACCGGTGCTCCTTGGATCCGTTCTAGCCTTGAAATACACAGATATCCACTATGGATTGTTTGCTGCGATGCTGATTGCAAGCCTTCTGATACAGGCAGCTACCAATATGTTTAATGAGTATTATGATTATGTAAGGGGCCTTGACAATGAATCGTCTGTTGGAATCGGGGGAGCAATTGTCAGGAATGGCGTCAAAGCGAAAACGGTCTTGAACCTGGCTTTGAGCTTTTACGGTATTTCAATGCTTCTTGGCGTCTATATTTGTATGAAGAGTTCCTGGTGGATTGCTTTGATCGGCCTTATCTGCATGGTGGTTGGCTATTTTTATACTGGAGGCCCTATTCCGATTGCCTATACTCCTTTTGGGGAGTTGACCGCGGGGCTATTCATGGGTGTTGCTATCATTTTGATTTCATTCTACATTCAAACCGGCAGCGTAACCATTTCAAGCATTTTATTCTCGTTTCCGATCTTCCTTCTGGTCGGTGCCATCCTTTTGGCTAATAACATCAGGGATCTTGATGGTGACAAGCTTAATGGCCGAAAAACCCTTGCAATCCTGCTAGGTCGAAAAGGTGCGATCTATCTTCTTGGGGCCATGTTCCTCATATCTTACTTATGGATCGCGGCGTTGATTGTTTTCATGCATGTTTCGTTCTGGATGCTATTGACTTGCCTCAGCATCCCTAAGGCTGTACAGGCAATCAAAGGGTTTATCGGAAAATCGGCTCCGATCCAAATGATGCCTGCCATGAAAGCCACCGCACAGACCAATACAATCTTCGGCTTTTTGCTGACCGTCGGATTATTCATTGCTTATATTATTTAA
- a CDS encoding TraR/DksA C4-type zinc finger protein: protein MLTTEQLSTLKKELTEQRQQFTGHLKRETENMENRSQSENSGELSMYDNHPADMGTELYEREKDFALDEHEKSELEKVNQALEAMEEGTYGNCKTCGQEIPFERLEAIPTTLYCKEHSDAQHIASDRPVEEDLLEPAHGDTFRHQNQDGIRDYEDSFQEVARYGTSETPSDFKESVEDFESLYNEDDYDTEGFTEDYESFVATDIDGKNRKVYPSKKHEEYEERLESEDLESPIGNIPYKKRDSYLDDDKKND, encoded by the coding sequence ATGCTCACAACAGAACAGCTTTCCACATTGAAAAAGGAACTTACTGAACAGAGACAGCAGTTTACAGGACACTTAAAAAGAGAGACTGAAAATATGGAAAACCGCAGCCAAAGCGAAAATTCCGGAGAACTTTCCATGTACGACAATCATCCCGCGGATATGGGAACAGAATTGTACGAAAGAGAGAAGGATTTTGCATTGGATGAACATGAAAAATCCGAATTGGAAAAAGTGAACCAGGCACTGGAGGCAATGGAAGAAGGCACCTACGGAAATTGTAAAACATGCGGGCAGGAAATCCCATTTGAGCGTCTGGAGGCCATTCCTACAACTCTCTACTGCAAGGAACACTCCGATGCACAACATATTGCCAGTGATCGTCCTGTTGAAGAAGATCTGCTGGAGCCTGCCCACGGAGATACATTCCGCCACCAAAACCAGGATGGCATAAGGGATTATGAAGACAGCTTTCAAGAAGTTGCGAGGTACGGGACTTCCGAGACTCCTTCTGATTTCAAGGAAAGCGTTGAAGACTTTGAAAGTCTTTATAATGAAGACGATTATGATACAGAAGGATTTACGGAAGACTATGAATCCTTTGTTGCCACTGATATCGACGGAAAGAATCGAAAAGTATATCCTTCAAAAAAACATGAGGAGTACGAAGAAAGACTGGAGTCCGAGGATCTTGAATCCCCGATTGGAAACATCCCATATAAAAAGCGGGACAGCTATTTGGATGATGATAAAAAGAATGATTAG